In one window of Pseudobythopirellula maris DNA:
- a CDS encoding PEP-CTERM sorting domain-containing protein (PEP-CTERM proteins occur, often in large numbers, in the proteomes of bacteria that also encode an exosortase, a predicted intramembrane cysteine proteinase. The presence of a PEP-CTERM domain at a protein's C-terminus predicts cleavage within the sorting domain, followed by covalent anchoring to some some component of the (usually Gram-negative) cell surface. Many PEP-CTERM proteins exhibit an unusual sequence composition that includes large numbers of potential glycosylation sites. Expression of one such protein has been shown restore the ability of a bacterium to form floc, a type of biofilm.), whose amino-acid sequence MTRLRSTLFAAALAALASSAQADFMFYHDGHSYLTVTSTPSTWAGAAADAASREFGGFTGALARIDNEAENDAIYTAMKLNIPIGDHSLTTAPDGGGGAYVWIGATDRALEGQWIWDGDGDGAGDLFWQGDENGVAAGGLYEDWGTTGAQNEPDDFSNNQDAAGISLNGWPLGLAGQWNDVAESNTLFYVVEFAGVPEPSSLLLTAGALLGVIGRRRVMGGRA is encoded by the coding sequence ATGACCCGCTTACGTTCAACGCTATTTGCCGCCGCCCTCGCCGCACTGGCCTCGTCGGCGCAGGCCGACTTCATGTTCTACCACGACGGCCACAGCTACCTGACGGTCACGTCCACGCCGAGCACCTGGGCAGGGGCCGCCGCCGACGCGGCGAGCCGTGAGTTCGGTGGCTTCACGGGCGCCCTGGCGCGGATCGACAATGAGGCGGAGAACGACGCGATCTACACCGCCATGAAGCTCAATATTCCCATTGGCGACCACTCGCTGACGACGGCGCCCGACGGCGGCGGGGGCGCCTACGTCTGGATCGGAGCGACCGACCGCGCGCTGGAAGGCCAATGGATCTGGGACGGCGACGGCGACGGCGCGGGCGACCTGTTCTGGCAAGGCGACGAGAACGGCGTGGCGGCCGGCGGCTTGTACGAAGACTGGGGCACGACCGGCGCGCAGAACGAGCCCGACGACTTTTCCAACAACCAAGACGCCGCCGGCATCTCGCTCAACGGCTGGCCGTTGGGCCTGGCGGGGCAGTGGAACGACGTGGCCGAGAGCAACACGCTGTTCTACGTGGTGGAGTTCGCCGGCGTGCCGGAGCCCTCGTCGCTCTTGCTCACTGCGGGCGCTTTGCTCGGCGTGATCGGGCGCCGGCGTGTCATGGGCGGGAGGGCTTAA
- a CDS encoding SecDF P1 head subdomain-containing protein — MATVAVRLQSGATSQPPLRKLLVTATPAGAAKLKTATATLIGLPVAVVLNGEVVATPKIASPLGGSFAIAGPSDETLDFFESIIRD, encoded by the coding sequence GTGGCGACCGTCGCCGTGCGTCTCCAATCGGGCGCCACTTCGCAACCGCCCCTACGAAAACTGCTCGTCACCGCCACGCCCGCCGGCGCCGCCAAACTCAAAACGGCCACAGCGACGCTGATCGGCCTACCCGTGGCTGTCGTTCTCAACGGCGAGGTCGTAGCGACGCCCAAGATTGCATCGCCCCTTGGAGGTAGCTTTGCGATCGCTGGGCCCAGTGATGAAACGCTCGATTTCTTCGAATCGATCATTCGAGACTGA
- a CDS encoding aldose epimerase family protein: MHASFRCTAAFCLALLACPMTHAADHDHSHVTSRVFGETSTGETVHEFTVKNHSGASIKLITRGAALTSAVVPDRDGEMADVLFGFDDVEGYESERNMYFGCTTGRYANRIAKGRFTLDGETYQLAINNDPNHLHGGDDRSLTRVVWKGEPVETDHGGGVKFTYTSPDGEENYPGDLEMTVTTTLDDDNRVWIEYEATTTKATPVNLTNHAYFNLNGHGSPTINDHVLMINADHYTPVDETLIPTGEIAEVAGTPLDFTSPTAIGERVDQMGDGEGAGYDHNFALNGEMGQMHLAAEVYSPKTGRTLTVTTTEPGVQFYGGNFLNGGEGKDGATYAYRSGLCLETQHYPDSPNQPDFPSTILNPSETYTHTCVYDFGVRE, translated from the coding sequence ATGCACGCCTCTTTTCGCTGCACGGCAGCTTTCTGCCTCGCGCTGCTCGCCTGCCCCATGACCCACGCCGCCGACCACGACCACTCGCACGTCACCAGCCGGGTGTTCGGCGAGACCTCCACGGGCGAGACGGTCCACGAGTTCACCGTGAAGAATCACAGCGGGGCGTCGATCAAGCTGATCACCCGCGGCGCCGCGCTCACCAGCGCGGTCGTTCCCGACCGCGACGGCGAGATGGCCGACGTGCTGTTCGGCTTCGACGATGTCGAGGGCTACGAGTCGGAACGCAACATGTACTTCGGCTGCACCACGGGACGCTACGCCAACCGCATCGCCAAGGGGCGGTTCACACTCGATGGCGAGACTTACCAGCTAGCCATCAACAACGACCCGAACCACCTGCACGGCGGCGATGACCGCAGCCTTACGCGTGTTGTCTGGAAGGGCGAGCCGGTCGAGACCGACCACGGCGGCGGCGTGAAGTTCACCTACACCAGCCCCGATGGCGAGGAGAACTACCCGGGCGACCTGGAGATGACCGTCACCACCACGCTCGACGACGACAACCGCGTGTGGATCGAGTACGAGGCGACGACCACCAAGGCGACGCCGGTGAATCTCACCAACCACGCGTACTTCAACCTGAACGGCCACGGCTCGCCGACCATCAACGACCACGTGCTGATGATCAACGCCGACCATTACACGCCGGTCGACGAGACGCTGATCCCCACGGGCGAGATCGCCGAGGTCGCGGGGACGCCGCTCGACTTTACCAGCCCCACGGCCATCGGCGAGCGGGTCGACCAGATGGGCGACGGCGAGGGCGCCGGTTACGACCACAACTTCGCGCTCAACGGCGAGATGGGCCAGATGCACCTGGCGGCCGAGGTCTACTCCCCCAAGACGGGCCGCACGCTCACCGTGACCACGACCGAGCCGGGCGTTCAGTTCTACGGCGGCAACTTCCTCAACGGCGGCGAGGGCAAGGACGGCGCCACGTACGCCTACCGCAGCGGCCTGTGCCTCGAGACGCAGCACTACCCCGACTCGCCCAACCAGCCGGACTTCCCGAGCACGATCCTCAATCCGAGCGAGACGTACACACACACGTGTGTGTACGACTTCGGCGTGCGGGAATAG
- a CDS encoding pirin family protein: protein MFQIRKSDDRGRGEHGWLSARHTFSFAGYHDPAHVRFRKLRVMNEDRVAPGQGFGTHPHDNMEIITYVMSGALEHLDSMGNGSVIPAGSFQRMSAGSGVTHSEFNPSDSESTHLYQVWVFPSERDIEPTYEEWSLGETTFDGLRLVAAPGGGPDAEAMKIVADASLYLGRPAAGAELRHAIAPGRHAWVQVTRGEVGLGEQTLVAGDGVAVSDEPELTLRATSDAELLLFDLG from the coding sequence ATGTTCCAAATCCGCAAGTCCGACGACCGCGGCCGCGGCGAGCACGGCTGGCTCAGCGCCCGGCACACGTTCTCGTTCGCCGGCTACCACGACCCCGCGCACGTGCGGTTCCGCAAGCTACGGGTGATGAACGAAGACCGCGTGGCGCCGGGGCAGGGCTTCGGCACTCACCCGCACGACAACATGGAGATCATCACCTACGTGATGTCGGGCGCCCTGGAGCACCTCGACAGCATGGGCAACGGCTCGGTGATCCCGGCGGGTTCGTTCCAGCGGATGTCGGCCGGCTCGGGCGTGACGCACAGCGAGTTCAACCCCAGCGACTCGGAGTCCACGCACCTGTACCAGGTGTGGGTCTTCCCGAGCGAGCGCGACATCGAGCCGACGTACGAGGAGTGGTCGCTCGGCGAGACGACGTTCGACGGCCTGCGGCTCGTGGCGGCGCCCGGCGGCGGGCCCGACGCCGAGGCGATGAAGATCGTCGCCGACGCGAGCCTCTACCTCGGCCGACCGGCCGCGGGCGCCGAGCTGCGGCACGCAATCGCCCCCGGCCGCCACGCCTGGGTGCAGGTCACCCGCGGCGAGGTGGGGCTGGGCGAGCAAACGCTCGTAGCGGGCGACGGCGTCGCCGTGAGCGACGAGCCGGAGCTGACGCTCCGCGCCACGTCTGACGCCGAGCTGCTGCTGTTTGACCTCGGCTGA
- a CDS encoding glycine--tRNA ligase gives MEKLVSLCRRRGFLFQSSEIYGGLNGFWDYGPLGVELKRNLKDAWWRDMVSAHDDLDTLAGAPSPYEMVGLDCTIIMHPQVWKNSGHHDLFVDEMVDCRESKKRYRYDQVLGRWASCDGKKSQGPPKQLSGPTFDVKGAEYDKIFVTSIGEEPESEIERRAMKHFKLRAKDADKLSWDGPAVTLDKINVADFDKTLGPDATGLGTLTEPRDFNLMFPTTIGALAGEEGRAFLRPETAQGIFVNFKNVIDSTRVRVPVGIAQVGKSFRNEITPRNFTFRSREFEQMEIEFFCHPDESRKWYEYWRNRRMAWWQEMGLAGDRLILRDHHADELSHYSTGTADIEYAFPFLPEGEYGELEGIAHRGDFDLRSHMEGKLDPNSCPLTVQLGEDGKPLHRGSGKDLTYRDEVTNERFTPHVIEPSAGADRGALAILCEAYTEDTAPDDKGKEQTRLSMKFHPRIAPIKAAVFPLVKKDGMPEVAKDLYRALKKKFPAFYDEKGAVGRRYRRQDEVGTPYCITVDGQTLDDKTVTLRDRDSLEQVRIRLDDAVEEIERRVTGD, from the coding sequence ATGGAAAAGCTGGTCTCCCTCTGCCGTCGGCGAGGGTTTTTGTTTCAGTCGAGCGAGATCTACGGCGGCCTCAATGGCTTCTGGGACTACGGCCCGCTGGGCGTGGAGCTCAAGCGCAACCTGAAGGACGCGTGGTGGCGCGACATGGTTAGCGCCCACGACGACTTGGACACACTCGCCGGGGCGCCGAGCCCCTACGAGATGGTCGGCCTCGACTGCACGATCATCATGCACCCGCAGGTCTGGAAGAACTCGGGGCACCACGACCTGTTCGTCGACGAGATGGTCGACTGCCGCGAGTCGAAGAAGCGTTACCGCTACGATCAGGTGCTCGGCCGCTGGGCTAGTTGCGATGGAAAGAAAAGTCAGGGACCACCTAAGCAACTGTCCGGACCCACCTTTGATGTGAAAGGAGCAGAGTACGACAAGATATTTGTCACGTCGATCGGTGAGGAGCCGGAGTCGGAGATCGAACGCCGCGCGATGAAGCACTTCAAGCTCCGCGCGAAGGACGCCGACAAGCTCTCCTGGGACGGGCCCGCCGTGACGCTCGACAAGATTAACGTGGCCGACTTCGACAAGACCTTGGGGCCCGACGCCACCGGCCTCGGCACGCTGACCGAGCCGCGCGACTTCAACCTGATGTTCCCCACGACCATCGGCGCCCTGGCCGGCGAGGAGGGCCGCGCGTTCCTCCGCCCCGAGACCGCCCAGGGGATCTTCGTCAACTTCAAGAACGTGATCGACTCGACCCGCGTGCGGGTGCCGGTCGGCATCGCCCAGGTCGGCAAGTCGTTCAGGAACGAGATCACGCCGCGGAACTTCACGTTCCGGTCGCGCGAGTTCGAGCAGATGGAGATCGAGTTCTTCTGCCACCCGGACGAGTCGCGCAAGTGGTACGAGTACTGGCGCAACCGCCGCATGGCGTGGTGGCAGGAGATGGGCCTGGCCGGCGACCGGCTGATCCTCCGCGATCACCACGCCGACGAGCTGAGCCACTACAGCACCGGCACGGCCGACATCGAGTACGCCTTCCCGTTCCTGCCGGAGGGCGAGTACGGCGAGCTGGAGGGGATCGCCCACCGCGGCGACTTCGACCTCCGCAGCCACATGGAGGGCAAGCTCGACCCGAACTCGTGCCCGCTCACCGTGCAACTCGGCGAGGACGGCAAGCCGCTGCACCGCGGCAGCGGCAAGGACCTGACCTACCGCGACGAGGTCACCAACGAGCGGTTCACGCCGCACGTCATTGAGCCCTCCGCCGGCGCCGACCGCGGGGCGCTCGCGATCCTCTGCGAGGCTTACACCGAGGACACGGCGCCCGACGACAAGGGCAAGGAGCAGACCCGCTTGTCGATGAAGTTCCACCCACGGATCGCCCCGATCAAGGCGGCCGTTTTCCCGCTGGTCAAGAAGGACGGCATGCCGGAGGTGGCCAAGGACCTGTACCGGGCGCTGAAGAAGAAGTTCCCGGCGTTCTACGACGAGAAGGGCGCGGTCGGCCGCCGCTACCGCCGCCAGGACGAGGTCGGCACGCCGTACTGCATCACGGTGGATGGCCAGACCTTGGACGACAAGACCGTCACGCTCCGCGACCGCGACTCGCTCGAGCAGGTGCGCATCAGGCTCGACGACGCGGTCGAGGAGATCGAGCGGCGGGTTACGGGCGACTGA
- a CDS encoding 2-phosphosulfolactate phosphatase: MPKKLEAHYLPQFVREEDLVGSVVVVIDLLRASTTIATALAAGAAEVRPYLEVGDVVRAAEQLSGESESPLMLAGERGCQRIEGFHLGNSPSEYTAERVFGARLLFTTTNGTRALQHARLAERVAVGCVANLTALAESLQGAGSVALLCAGTNAHVSREDRLAAGAIAHRLEELEGEPRERSEPADAVLREWQELLTTARALGRSASEQLAVELRDTPGGKNLLKVGHDDDLIHCAQVDTLSVVPGFDPKSGRITLA, translated from the coding sequence ATGCCCAAGAAGCTCGAAGCCCACTACCTGCCGCAGTTCGTCCGCGAGGAGGACCTCGTCGGCTCCGTGGTCGTGGTGATCGACCTGCTGCGGGCGTCGACCACGATCGCCACGGCCCTGGCCGCCGGCGCGGCCGAGGTGCGGCCCTATCTCGAGGTGGGCGACGTGGTGCGGGCCGCCGAGCAGTTGTCGGGCGAAAGCGAATCGCCCCTCATGCTCGCCGGCGAACGCGGCTGCCAGCGGATCGAGGGCTTTCACCTCGGCAACTCGCCCAGCGAGTACACCGCCGAGCGGGTCTTCGGCGCCCGGCTGCTGTTTACCACGACCAACGGCACCCGCGCCTTGCAGCACGCCCGGCTCGCCGAGCGGGTGGCCGTCGGCTGCGTGGCGAACCTGACGGCCTTGGCCGAATCTTTGCAGGGCGCCGGCTCGGTCGCCCTGCTGTGCGCGGGAACGAACGCCCACGTGAGCCGCGAAGACCGCCTAGCCGCCGGCGCCATCGCCCACCGCCTCGAGGAGTTGGAGGGCGAGCCGCGTGAGCGGAGCGAGCCGGCCGACGCGGTGCTGCGCGAGTGGCAGGAGCTGCTCACCACGGCCCGGGCGCTGGGCCGCAGTGCGAGCGAGCAGCTGGCCGTGGAGCTGCGCGACACGCCCGGCGGCAAGAACCTGCTGAAAGTGGGCCACGACGACGACCTGATCCACTGCGCCCAGGTCGACACGCTGTCGGTCGTCCCCGGGTTCGACCCCAAGAGCGGCCGGATCACGCTCGCTTAG
- the ubiE gene encoding bifunctional demethylmenaquinone methyltransferase/2-methoxy-6-polyprenyl-1,4-benzoquinol methylase UbiE: protein MPAAPANAPHAPAQPVDKSTERVRQMFGEIAPRYDLLNHLLSMNIDKLWRRFTVRKVAPQFDGPAGGKPILDLCTGTGDLALAYDRAAKGKLPITAADFCPEMLEIGRKKGSKSDANDRVTWIEADAERLPFEDNTYQIVSVAFGLRNVADTDQGLREMTRVCASGGKIAVLEFTTPRRQPLRGMYGWYFRNVLPRIGQTVMRNNSAAYEYLPASVGQFYEYEQLTERMEAAGLKNVAYYPLTFGVATLYVGEKN, encoded by the coding sequence ATGCCAGCCGCCCCCGCCAACGCGCCGCACGCCCCCGCCCAGCCCGTCGACAAGTCGACCGAGCGGGTCCGGCAGATGTTCGGCGAGATCGCCCCGCGCTACGACCTGCTGAACCACCTGCTGTCGATGAACATCGACAAGCTGTGGCGGCGGTTCACCGTGCGAAAAGTGGCGCCGCAATTCGACGGCCCCGCCGGCGGCAAGCCGATCCTCGACCTCTGCACCGGCACGGGCGACCTGGCGCTCGCCTACGACCGTGCGGCAAAAGGAAAACTGCCGATCACCGCGGCCGACTTCTGCCCGGAGATGCTCGAGATCGGCCGCAAGAAGGGCTCCAAGAGCGACGCCAACGACCGGGTCACCTGGATCGAGGCCGACGCCGAGCGGCTGCCGTTCGAGGACAACACCTACCAGATCGTCAGCGTGGCGTTCGGCCTGCGGAACGTGGCCGACACCGACCAAGGCCTGCGGGAGATGACCCGCGTCTGCGCCTCGGGCGGCAAAATCGCCGTGCTGGAGTTCACCACCCCCCGCCGCCAGCCCCTCCGCGGCATGTACGGCTGGTACTTCCGCAACGTGCTGCCGCGGATCGGCCAGACCGTGATGCGCAACAACTCGGCGGCTTACGAGTACCTGCCGGCGAGCGTGGGGCAGTTCTACGAGTACGAGCAACTGACCGAGCGGATGGAAGCGGCCGGGCTGAAGAACGTCGCCTATTACCCGCTCACGTTCGGTGTGGCCACGCTGTACGTCGGTGAGAAGAATTAA
- a CDS encoding UbiX family flavin prenyltransferase — MKEAPIIVGVTGASGAVYAVRLLDVLLRTGREVHLAISPSGAAVIEQELGIRVDLGAFEPEQLGLMTDKPLEATVPLLAGARPVAEAGVGALRYCHYGDFMAPMASGSFLSGGMAICPTSGTTLSAIAAGSSGNLIQRAAEVQLKERRPLVLVPRETPLSLTHIENLKKATEAGAVVLPAAPGWYHGVERIADLVDFVVARICDQLGVRNALINRWGDE, encoded by the coding sequence TTGAAAGAAGCACCCATCATCGTCGGCGTCACCGGAGCGAGCGGGGCGGTCTACGCCGTTCGCTTGCTCGATGTGCTGCTGCGCACGGGGCGTGAGGTCCACCTGGCGATCAGCCCCAGCGGCGCCGCGGTGATCGAGCAGGAGCTCGGCATCCGTGTCGACTTGGGCGCGTTCGAGCCCGAGCAGCTCGGGCTGATGACGGACAAGCCGCTCGAAGCGACGGTCCCGTTGCTAGCGGGCGCCCGGCCGGTAGCCGAGGCGGGCGTGGGGGCGCTGCGCTACTGCCACTACGGCGACTTCATGGCCCCGATGGCCAGCGGCTCGTTCTTGTCGGGAGGCATGGCGATCTGCCCCACCAGCGGCACGACGCTCAGCGCGATCGCCGCGGGCTCGTCGGGCAATCTGATTCAGCGGGCCGCCGAGGTGCAGCTCAAGGAGCGCCGGCCGCTGGTGCTGGTGCCTAGGGAAACGCCGCTCTCGCTCACCCACATTGAGAACCTTAAGAAGGCGACCGAGGCGGGGGCCGTCGTGCTGCCGGCGGCGCCCGGTTGGTATCACGGCGTGGAGCGGATCGCTGACCTCGTCGACTTCGTCGTCGCGCGGATCTGCGACCAGCTCGGTGTGCGAAACGCGCTGATCAACCGCTGGGGCGATGAATAA